A region from the Adhaeribacter swui genome encodes:
- a CDS encoding DNA polymerase III subunit alpha: MICFVHSYYSLRYGTLSPEEVVAMAAKLGYQSVVLTDINNTSGVFPFIAACRQQQIQPVVGMEFRRDNQLLYTGVALNQAGFQELNQFLSHYQLQQEPLPDEPSVFNHTIIIYPMAVGTTKLLRDNEYIGVRPQELNKLQFSDLRHHPEKLVMQLVFTYQEAEGYALHRHLRAIDNNILLSQLTPAHGLAEQAAFLPATQLRKVYERFPALIRNLEKLVDQASFSFDFTSRKNKFLFSASAYDDKLLLEKLARDGLRQRYGETNQVARQRVEHELVIIDKLGFSAYFLITWDVIRYSLGRGFYHVGRGSGANSVVAYCLHITDVDPIELDLYFERFLNPKRTSPPDFDIDYSWDERDEVLDYIFKRYGREHTALLGAMSTFQQNAILRELGKVYGLPKSELDSLVANPAAGANQNQFTKQIFHYGKLLTDFPNVRSIHAGGVLISEQPLTCYTALDLPPKGMPTSQWDMYVAESIGFEKLDILSQRGIGHIKACVHLVEQNQKLKVDAHAVAQFKTDEKVRQQLKSGNTIGCFYIESPAMRGLLKKLRCDNYLSLVAASSIIRPGVAKSGMMKAYIERFHAPDKIQHLHPVMAEQLAETYGVMVYQEDVLKVCHHFAGLDLADADVLRRGMSGKSRSKLEFQKLVDKFFASCREKGYPEAITKEVWRQVESFAGYSFSKAHSASFAVESYQSLYLKMYFPLEFIVAVINNFGGFYQTWVYVQEARKAGAQMNLPCVNKSQYLTTIYGTAIFLGLVHLQNLEQQIARHIVAERKEHGEYQDLADFIQRTQITVEQIQILIRIDAFRFTGKSKVTLLWEALYLLGHPSSQDGAAVLFQVPLKPFSLPALTYTPVDAAWDELELLGFPVSLTYFDLLKTKFRGDVFAVTMGQYTGKKVRMVGILVTTKQVRTIKGELMQFGTFLDVQSNFFDTVNFPPSLKAWPFKGPGVYLLLGKIVTEFGFPSMEVEKMDKLPFQEKHQSNAVAKLVDTT; the protein is encoded by the coding sequence ATGATCTGTTTTGTACATTCCTACTACAGTTTGCGTTACGGTACCCTTTCCCCGGAAGAAGTAGTGGCGATGGCGGCTAAACTGGGTTACCAATCAGTGGTGCTCACGGATATCAATAATACCTCCGGCGTTTTCCCATTTATCGCTGCTTGCCGGCAGCAGCAGATTCAGCCAGTGGTGGGCATGGAGTTTCGGCGGGATAACCAACTGCTTTATACCGGCGTGGCTTTAAACCAAGCCGGCTTCCAGGAGTTAAATCAGTTTCTTAGCCACTACCAATTGCAACAGGAACCTTTACCCGACGAGCCATCGGTATTTAACCACACTATTATCATTTATCCAATGGCAGTGGGTACTACCAAGCTTCTCCGGGATAATGAATACATTGGAGTACGCCCCCAAGAACTAAACAAGCTCCAGTTCTCTGACTTGCGGCATCATCCCGAAAAGCTGGTGATGCAGCTGGTATTTACTTACCAGGAAGCCGAAGGCTACGCCTTGCACCGCCACTTACGGGCGATTGACAATAACATTTTGCTGAGCCAACTGACCCCGGCGCACGGCTTGGCGGAGCAGGCGGCCTTTCTCCCGGCTACCCAATTGCGGAAAGTTTATGAGCGCTTCCCGGCTTTAATCCGCAACTTAGAAAAATTGGTAGATCAGGCAAGTTTTTCCTTTGACTTTACTTCGCGGAAGAACAAATTTCTCTTTTCTGCTTCGGCTTACGACGATAAACTGCTCCTGGAGAAATTAGCACGAGATGGACTGCGGCAGCGTTACGGGGAAACCAACCAAGTAGCCCGACAGCGGGTGGAACACGAGCTGGTCATTATTGATAAACTGGGTTTTTCGGCTTACTTCCTGATTACCTGGGACGTGATCCGCTACTCCCTGGGCCGGGGCTTTTACCACGTAGGCCGGGGTAGCGGCGCCAACAGCGTGGTAGCCTATTGCCTGCACATCACCGACGTGGACCCGATTGAACTGGACTTGTACTTTGAGCGCTTCCTCAACCCCAAACGAACCTCGCCACCCGATTTTGATATTGATTACAGCTGGGATGAACGGGACGAAGTACTCGATTACATCTTTAAACGTTACGGCCGGGAGCATACGGCTTTGCTGGGCGCCATGAGTACCTTTCAGCAAAATGCCATCCTGCGGGAACTGGGGAAAGTTTACGGCTTGCCCAAGAGTGAACTCGATAGTTTGGTCGCCAACCCGGCCGCTGGGGCTAATCAAAATCAGTTTACTAAACAGATCTTTCACTACGGGAAATTACTCACGGACTTTCCTAACGTGCGTTCCATTCACGCCGGGGGGGTGCTCATTTCTGAGCAGCCGCTTACCTGTTACACCGCCCTGGACTTACCGCCCAAAGGCATGCCCACCAGCCAATGGGACATGTACGTGGCGGAGAGTATTGGCTTTGAGAAGCTCGATATTTTAAGCCAGCGCGGCATTGGCCACATCAAGGCCTGCGTGCATTTGGTAGAACAAAACCAAAAGCTTAAAGTAGATGCCCACGCAGTAGCCCAATTTAAAACGGACGAGAAAGTGCGGCAACAACTAAAATCCGGCAATACCATCGGCTGTTTTTACATTGAAAGCCCGGCCATGCGCGGCCTCTTGAAAAAACTGCGTTGTGATAACTATTTGTCCTTGGTCGCGGCTAGTTCCATTATCCGGCCAGGTGTAGCCAAGAGCGGTATGATGAAGGCTTACATCGAACGTTTTCATGCGCCAGACAAGATTCAGCACCTGCACCCGGTGATGGCCGAGCAACTAGCCGAAACGTACGGGGTGATGGTCTACCAGGAAGACGTCTTGAAAGTATGCCACCACTTTGCCGGCTTGGATCTGGCTGATGCCGATGTGCTGCGAAGGGGAATGTCTGGCAAGTCGCGTTCTAAGCTGGAGTTTCAGAAACTAGTGGATAAGTTCTTTGCCAGTTGCCGGGAGAAGGGCTACCCGGAAGCGATTACGAAGGAGGTCTGGCGGCAAGTGGAAAGTTTTGCGGGTTATTCTTTTTCCAAAGCGCACTCGGCTTCTTTTGCCGTGGAGAGTTACCAAAGCTTGTATTTGAAAATGTACTTTCCGCTGGAGTTTATTGTGGCCGTGATCAATAACTTTGGTGGTTTTTATCAAACCTGGGTATACGTGCAGGAAGCCCGGAAAGCGGGTGCGCAGATGAACTTGCCCTGCGTGAATAAAAGCCAGTACCTGACGACTATTTACGGGACGGCTATTTTCCTGGGATTAGTGCACCTGCAGAACCTGGAGCAGCAAATAGCCCGGCATATTGTAGCGGAACGGAAAGAGCATGGCGAATACCAGGATTTGGCTGACTTTATTCAGCGCACCCAAATCACGGTGGAACAAATCCAGATTTTGATCCGCATCGATGCTTTCCGTTTTACGGGTAAAAGTAAGGTGACTCTCCTCTGGGAAGCCCTCTACCTGTTAGGGCACCCCAGTAGCCAGGATGGGGCCGCCGTTTTGTTTCAAGTACCGCTAAAACCGTTTTCCCTCCCGGCGCTCACCTACACGCCGGTGGATGCGGCTTGGGATGAACTGGAACTACTTGGTTTTCCTGTGAGCCTGACTTATTTTGATTTGCTTAAAACCAAGTTTCGGGGCGATGTTTTCGCGGTTACCATGGGGCAATACACCGGTAAGAAGGTGCGCATGGTAGGTATTCTCGTCACGACCAAACAAGTTCGCACGATTAAAGGGGAACTCATGCAGTTTGGCACGTTCCTGGACGTGCAAAGCAACTTCTTTGATACGGTCAACTTTCCGCCTTCCTTAAAAGCGTGGCCTTTTAAAGGCCCGGGGGTATACCTGCTCCTAGGAAAGATTGTAACGGAGTTTGGTTTTCCGAGCATGGAAGTAGAAAAGATGGATAAACTTCCTTTTCAGGAAAAACACCAATCAAACGCCGTCGCAAAACTTGTTGACACCACTTGA
- the dinB gene encoding DNA polymerase IV, which yields MLPENRTIAHLDQDTFFVSVERLRNSQLAGKPLIIGGLSDRGVVASCSYETRKYGVHAGMPVRMARQLCGEAIILRGDMEAYSKYSADVTQIIAEKADIYEKASIDEHYLDVTGMDRFFGTWKWTNELRNLIMKQTGLPLSFGLSVNKTVSKIATGQAKPNGTLQVPQEQVKPFLSPLSIRKIPGVGEKNYQLLRNMGVPTIEVLTMIPPDVIRKTLGKDGLSIWEKANGIDNAPVVPYSEQKSISTERTFATDTTDIHYLNNLLVAMTEKLAFELRQQEKLTSCITVKIRYANFDTHTQQMMIPYNAADHILIRKAKELFQKLYNRRMLIRLLGVRLSHLVQGFQQIDLFEDTTELVNLYQAMDKIRHRYGTEAVKRAAGLTGKKL from the coding sequence ATGTTGCCGGAGAACCGCACTATTGCCCACTTGGACCAGGATACTTTCTTTGTATCGGTGGAGCGTTTACGCAATTCCCAACTAGCCGGGAAGCCCCTGATCATCGGCGGGCTATCGGATAGGGGTGTGGTGGCTAGTTGTAGTTACGAAACCCGTAAATACGGTGTTCATGCCGGCATGCCCGTGCGGATGGCTAGGCAGCTCTGTGGGGAAGCCATTATCCTGCGGGGCGATATGGAAGCGTACAGTAAGTACTCGGCCGATGTCACGCAGATTATTGCCGAAAAAGCCGACATTTACGAGAAAGCCTCCATTGATGAACACTACCTGGACGTGACGGGCATGGACCGTTTCTTTGGCACTTGGAAGTGGACCAATGAACTGCGAAACCTGATTATGAAGCAAACCGGCTTGCCGCTTTCTTTTGGCTTATCGGTGAATAAAACGGTTTCCAAGATTGCTACTGGTCAGGCCAAGCCTAACGGCACCTTACAAGTGCCGCAGGAGCAAGTCAAACCTTTTCTTTCCCCGCTCTCGATCCGCAAGATTCCCGGTGTAGGGGAAAAGAACTACCAGCTCTTGCGCAACATGGGCGTGCCCACGATTGAAGTGCTCACCATGATCCCGCCGGATGTGATCCGGAAAACCTTGGGCAAAGATGGTTTGAGCATCTGGGAGAAAGCCAACGGCATTGATAACGCCCCGGTGGTACCATATTCAGAGCAAAAGTCCATTAGCACCGAGCGCACCTTTGCGACCGATACGACGGATATTCACTACCTAAATAACTTACTAGTGGCCATGACCGAGAAACTGGCCTTTGAGTTGCGCCAGCAAGAAAAGCTCACTAGCTGCATTACGGTGAAGATCCGCTACGCTAACTTTGATACGCATACCCAGCAGATGATGATTCCTTACAACGCGGCCGATCACATCCTGATCCGCAAAGCCAAAGAACTGTTCCAGAAGCTCTATAACCGCCGGATGCTCATTCGCTTACTGGGTGTCCGGTTGAGCCACTTAGTGCAGGGCTTTCAGCAGATTGATTTATTTGAAGATACTACAGAGCTGGTGAACCTCTACCAGGCCATGGATAAGATCCGTCACCGTTACGGAACGGAAGCGGTGAAACGGGCAGCGGGGTTAACGGGCAAGAAGCTATGA
- a CDS encoding SOS response-associated peptidase, producing MCGRYSEAKELAELAERFDLELEDGEDYQTTYNASPGSVLPVITNTDPKHLTFMKWWLLPHWSKTREFRYETFNAKAEELTWKPSFRSLLTTKRCLVPATGFYEWKDITPVEKDMFGQVITKPKRKKEREIYFINLKKEHIFSFAGLWDEWVDPQSGEVIRTFSVITTAANELVKPIHPDRMPIILPREAEKYWLDTGLSQAEVLNLLQPYEASLMQSQPLKAIDCFPV from the coding sequence ATGTGTGGACGTTATTCGGAAGCCAAGGAATTAGCGGAGCTGGCAGAAAGGTTCGACCTGGAATTAGAGGACGGGGAAGATTACCAGACGACTTACAATGCTTCGCCCGGCAGTGTCTTGCCCGTTATTACTAATACGGATCCCAAACATCTTACTTTTATGAAGTGGTGGCTTTTGCCGCACTGGTCGAAAACCCGGGAGTTCCGTTACGAAACCTTTAACGCCAAAGCGGAAGAACTGACCTGGAAACCTTCTTTCCGGTCCCTGCTTACTACTAAACGCTGCCTGGTGCCCGCTACCGGCTTCTACGAGTGGAAAGACATTACTCCTGTGGAGAAAGATATGTTTGGCCAGGTGATCACCAAACCCAAACGCAAGAAAGAACGGGAAATCTATTTCATTAACCTTAAAAAAGAGCATATCTTCAGTTTTGCCGGTTTGTGGGATGAGTGGGTAGATCCGCAGTCGGGAGAAGTGATCCGCACTTTTTCCGTGATCACTACGGCCGCTAATGAACTGGTCAAACCCATTCATCCCGACCGCATGCCGATTATTTTACCGCGGGAAGCAGAAAAGTACTGGCTCGATACGGGCCTTTCCCAAGCCGAAGTACTTAACTTGCTGCAGCCCTACGAAGCTTCCCTCATGCAATCCCAACCTTTAAAAGCCATCGACTGCTTTCCTGTTTAG
- a CDS encoding replication initiation protein — MSDKNTTGLAKSNKTVAQGNFIVRSHLSFGAVEARIFTLMLAGIHKDDSDFKPIEIPMSSVTPHTGGTAYEMVENACKALMTKYIEASETDRKRGTKLYSFVDYLGIDKGTGVITGIWSQTIRPFLIQLKEHYTLAEVQHLMELKTGAAHRLYWLLKSYETLGVYEESMEELKNLLCGKEVKYDRLYDFKRFVLLPAFAEIQKTPESPENPLAFEYLEEKTGKKITSIKFIFDGTAKQLAAERKANKVKSKKKITNQGSLFPDTPPVKYKPSKVTIQGINKVLTHFTLEDLKSMSKFLDYEKLVQSYLDNGFTWNEDKTILSGYEREI; from the coding sequence ATGTCGGATAAAAATACAACAGGCTTGGCCAAAAGTAATAAAACAGTAGCTCAAGGTAATTTTATTGTTCGAAGCCATCTTTCATTTGGCGCCGTGGAAGCCCGTATATTTACTTTAATGCTGGCGGGGATTCACAAAGATGACTCGGATTTTAAACCTATTGAAATACCGATGTCATCGGTTACCCCCCATACCGGCGGCACCGCTTACGAGATGGTTGAAAATGCTTGTAAAGCTTTGATGACAAAATACATTGAAGCCTCAGAGACCGACCGGAAGCGCGGCACCAAGTTATACTCTTTCGTCGATTATCTAGGGATTGATAAGGGCACCGGCGTAATTACGGGTATCTGGTCCCAAACAATCCGGCCTTTTCTCATCCAATTAAAAGAGCATTATACCTTAGCGGAGGTGCAGCACTTAATGGAACTCAAAACCGGGGCAGCCCACCGGTTATACTGGCTTTTAAAAAGTTACGAAACATTAGGGGTGTATGAGGAGTCGATGGAAGAACTTAAGAATTTGCTGTGCGGGAAGGAGGTAAAGTATGACCGACTGTATGATTTTAAGAGGTTTGTACTGCTGCCGGCCTTTGCCGAAATTCAAAAAACGCCGGAATCGCCGGAAAACCCACTAGCCTTTGAATACCTGGAAGAAAAAACTGGTAAAAAAATTACTTCGATCAAGTTTATTTTTGATGGCACCGCCAAGCAACTAGCGGCTGAGCGCAAAGCCAATAAAGTAAAATCCAAAAAGAAGATAACTAACCAGGGCTCTTTGTTTCCGGATACTCCACCGGTAAAATACAAACCTTCAAAGGTAACTATCCAGGGAATTAATAAAGTTTTAACTCATTTTACCCTAGAAGATTTAAAAAGTATGTCAAAATTTTTGGATTATGAGAAACTGGTACAATCCTATTTGGATAATGGCTTTACCTGGAATGAGGATAAGACCATCTTATCAGGTTATGAGCGGGAAATTTAA
- a CDS encoding JAB domain-containing protein — protein MYTMQNTPTLSFTNIESLLVGIPKIDLIYKAGSAVNIDLKITCSNDCVAVLRESWDENKIEFIEQFKILLLNRANNVLGVFEVSTGGVTATVVDIKLIFAAAILANASGIILAHNHPSGNLQASTADRMVTRKLIETGDILDIKVLDHIILTRTGYYSFADDGEM, from the coding sequence ATGTACACCATGCAAAACACCCCTACTTTATCATTCACAAACATTGAAAGCTTACTGGTTGGTATTCCTAAAATTGATTTGATTTATAAAGCCGGTTCAGCCGTTAATATCGACTTAAAAATTACTTGTTCTAATGATTGCGTTGCTGTTCTCCGGGAAAGCTGGGATGAAAATAAAATAGAATTTATTGAGCAATTCAAAATTTTACTTTTAAATCGGGCTAACAATGTACTGGGCGTATTTGAGGTATCCACCGGTGGGGTTACGGCTACTGTTGTCGATATAAAACTCATCTTTGCGGCCGCCATCTTAGCTAATGCCAGCGGTATTATTTTGGCGCACAATCACCCTAGCGGCAACCTGCAAGCCAGCACTGCGGATAGAATGGTTACCCGCAAACTAATTGAAACCGGAGATATATTGGATATCAAAGTACTTGACCATATTATCCTAACCCGTACTGGGTATTATTCTTTTGCTGACGATGGGGAAATGTAA
- the mobC gene encoding plasmid mobilization relaxosome protein MobC — MEEEIKTWSAKGGRPKKEAKERKDWRLNLCFTEDEYKALAAEMEQAGYQDKLGIYAKTKLLTKQGTVPHNPKVLFAALNKLSPELKKVGANINQIARYVNYLDKNNMVDPKFMIEYNEHFKRMAEVQHEYALAIKAYLRSITK; from the coding sequence ATGGAAGAAGAAATAAAAACATGGAGTGCCAAAGGTGGCCGGCCGAAAAAAGAGGCCAAAGAGCGTAAGGATTGGCGGTTAAATCTGTGTTTTACCGAAGATGAATATAAAGCCCTGGCTGCAGAAATGGAGCAGGCCGGTTACCAAGATAAACTAGGTATTTACGCTAAAACAAAGCTATTAACTAAGCAAGGTACGGTGCCACATAACCCGAAAGTTTTGTTTGCCGCCCTCAATAAGTTAAGCCCGGAATTAAAGAAAGTGGGCGCCAATATTAACCAGATAGCCCGGTACGTAAATTACCTGGATAAAAATAATATGGTGGATCCGAAATTTATGATCGAGTATAACGAGCACTTTAAAAGAATGGCAGAAGTGCAGCACGAATACGCGTTAGCCATCAAGGCTTACCTTCGTTCCATTACTAAGTAA
- a CDS encoding relaxase/mobilization nuclease domain-containing protein, whose product MVVKILSSGAGFSGIKYNENKVSIGSAQLMASENFGLLDMDSKTKTIPELESFFKAWSMAEKGTISKPQFHVAISCKGKETSGEELTRIAQEYIKKMGYQDNPYLIYFHSDTANNHVHIVSSRVNESGLKINDSFERRRSQAAMKEILAQDPEQEVGEQVKRALTYNFSTEAQFKLLLEKQGITVKRKEPQYQFIKYGAVNHQESNLKVDNKIKAYQEPSERIKQIKALFLKYKPALTPEKFSEFMREKFGVELVFHTAKGKDTAYGYTIIDHGQQQVLKGSQVLKLSDLLALAPKAGSLQAAAELLSTLAENNQLRYREFKQQLAHLCFELNPSGAVRLAGEEQVSLAISKDRMRQVLYNDRLYEANKFALATPAEAEIIRRVFHLKKEDRLNYQFSNDNNGREQAKTILSDKLNSLLATGKELVDIAKENHYAFAKNGGEVYLVDQKNYALYPVSELTHTKLNYTGISMIDANKPVYLGGKMEQSSGSFGELAAELISLLDPAEKDEQTQDNKRKNKRRIK is encoded by the coding sequence ATGGTAGTTAAAATTCTTTCTTCCGGTGCTGGGTTCTCCGGCATCAAATACAATGAGAATAAAGTCAGTATTGGCTCAGCGCAGCTAATGGCCTCGGAAAACTTTGGGCTGTTGGATATGGATTCTAAAACCAAGACCATTCCAGAGTTAGAAAGTTTTTTTAAGGCCTGGTCCATGGCCGAAAAAGGCACCATCAGCAAGCCGCAATTTCACGTGGCCATTTCCTGTAAAGGCAAAGAAACAAGCGGGGAGGAGTTAACCCGGATAGCGCAGGAGTACATTAAAAAGATGGGCTACCAGGACAACCCGTATTTAATCTACTTTCATTCGGATACGGCCAACAACCACGTGCATATTGTTTCAAGCCGGGTAAATGAATCAGGGTTAAAAATCAACGATTCCTTTGAGCGGCGCCGATCGCAAGCGGCGATGAAGGAGATTTTAGCGCAAGATCCAGAGCAGGAGGTAGGGGAGCAGGTAAAACGGGCGTTAACTTATAATTTCTCCACGGAAGCCCAGTTTAAACTCTTACTGGAAAAACAGGGTATTACGGTAAAGCGCAAAGAGCCCCAATACCAGTTTATCAAATACGGCGCCGTTAACCATCAAGAAAGTAACTTAAAAGTAGACAATAAGATTAAGGCTTACCAGGAGCCGAGCGAAAGAATAAAGCAAATCAAAGCTTTATTTCTAAAGTATAAGCCCGCTTTAACCCCGGAGAAGTTTTCGGAATTTATGCGGGAGAAATTTGGCGTAGAACTGGTTTTTCATACCGCTAAAGGCAAAGATACCGCTTACGGGTACACCATTATTGATCATGGCCAGCAGCAGGTTTTAAAGGGTAGCCAAGTACTAAAGCTTTCAGACCTGTTAGCCTTGGCCCCTAAAGCTGGTAGCCTCCAGGCAGCCGCGGAACTATTAAGCACCTTAGCGGAAAATAACCAGCTCCGCTACCGGGAATTTAAGCAACAACTGGCCCACCTGTGCTTTGAGTTAAACCCATCCGGCGCGGTTCGGCTGGCCGGGGAAGAGCAGGTAAGTTTAGCCATTTCGAAAGACCGCATGCGCCAGGTGCTCTACAATGACCGGCTTTATGAAGCAAATAAGTTTGCCCTCGCTACACCGGCCGAAGCGGAAATTATTCGCCGGGTATTCCATTTGAAAAAAGAAGACCGCTTAAACTACCAATTCTCCAATGATAACAACGGCCGGGAGCAGGCCAAAACGATTTTATCTGACAAACTAAACAGCCTTTTGGCTACAGGTAAAGAATTAGTAGATATCGCCAAAGAGAATCATTACGCCTTTGCCAAAAATGGGGGAGAGGTGTATTTGGTAGACCAAAAGAACTACGCCTTATACCCTGTCTCCGAGCTTACCCATACCAAGCTAAATTATACCGGCATTTCCATGATTGATGCGAATAAACCAGTTTACCTGGGCGGCAAAATGGAGCAATCCAGCGGTTCATTTGGGGAGCTGGCGGCAGAGTTAATTAGCTTACTGGACCCGGCAGAGAAAGACGAGCAAACCCAGGATAATAAACGCAAGAATAAAAGAAGGATTAAGTAA
- a CDS encoding ParA family protein encodes MKILVANQKGGVGKSTITTLLANYLVLEKKAHVIVFDLDFQDTVFARWERDKGLYSNEPLYEVMKMDIDEYPKYAAGLEQIKNEAHLIMDLPGRLDDDNLLAIIKDADLIVCPIAYEQSIFESSLFFSKVARHVNPHVKIVFLPSRIKGSVKYEIQNKVRDALAEYGPIAPKVPERVALERIDSFSISSEAKPIIQEPFDFIYSNFINT; translated from the coding sequence ATGAAAATATTAGTAGCAAATCAAAAAGGCGGCGTAGGCAAATCTACTATTACAACGCTCCTGGCTAATTACCTGGTGCTGGAGAAAAAAGCGCACGTGATTGTTTTTGATCTGGACTTTCAGGATACGGTTTTTGCCCGTTGGGAACGGGATAAAGGCTTGTATTCGAATGAGCCGCTTTATGAAGTAATGAAGATGGATATTGATGAATATCCTAAATATGCCGCCGGCCTGGAGCAAATTAAAAATGAAGCCCATCTGATTATGGACTTGCCCGGCCGGCTCGATGATGATAACCTGCTGGCCATTATCAAAGACGCGGATTTAATTGTTTGCCCCATTGCTTACGAGCAATCCATTTTCGAAAGCTCCCTGTTTTTTTCGAAAGTAGCCCGGCACGTGAACCCGCACGTTAAAATTGTATTTCTGCCTTCCCGCATCAAAGGCAGTGTGAAGTACGAAATACAAAATAAAGTTCGGGATGCCCTGGCCGAGTATGGGCCCATTGCCCCCAAGGTTCCGGAGCGGGTAGCGTTGGAGCGGATAGATTCTTTTTCTATCAGCAGTGAGGCAAAACCCATTATTCAGGAGCCATTTGATTTTATATACAGTAATTTCATTAATACATAA
- a CDS encoding DUF4134 domain-containing protein — protein sequence MKTYLFSNLTRRVLLVVAGFSYAFATQAQGAKGIDAGASELATYIDPVANLILTIGAIVGLVGGVRCYIKWNSGDNDVQKSVMGWMGSCVFLLCVGVIVKAMFGV from the coding sequence ATGAAAACCTATCTTTTCTCAAACCTCACCAGAAGGGTGCTTTTGGTCGTTGCTGGATTTTCCTACGCTTTTGCTACCCAGGCGCAGGGCGCTAAAGGTATTGATGCCGGCGCCTCGGAGCTGGCTACTTACATTGACCCGGTAGCTAACCTGATTTTAACCATTGGGGCTATTGTGGGCCTGGTGGGTGGTGTTCGCTGCTACATCAAATGGAACAGCGGCGATAACGACGTACAAAAGTCCGTGATGGGCTGGATGGGATCCTGCGTGTTCCTGCTGTGTGTTGGTGTTATCGTGAAAGCTATGTTCGGTGTCTGA